A genomic stretch from Coffea arabica cultivar ET-39 chromosome 10c, Coffea Arabica ET-39 HiFi, whole genome shotgun sequence includes:
- the LOC113713705 gene encoding uncharacterized protein, translated as MLAYIYKIHLSGSRTVLWRSLLQYSTTSPTAAPQHKCLLEDYLINSLGFSKPEAIFVSNKAPRLKPIYPSLAVNFFENLGFSKTHIKIIVSSCPKVLWSNVDKTLKPKIRFLQDLGISGPALVKLLLGYKPLIYRGLDSHIKPRIEYLRQVLNTDERVVVALKKYALLLGNIEYEKVDNNVLLLQKYGFSKEKVATFIANSPMRIFMTSPEWFEKRLQLVENYLGIPRESAMFPYGLKILCGLRKSTIDKKFDILRSYGWSNEDILRMVRCLPLFLGLSETRMRKSLDYFMNELGYTPDYLALRPFLFTLSLEKRIKPRNEVLKILSEKNLNTRKRDLGKAMCLTESKFVQDYLLPYKDELPDVFESYIKKLEQKYRPL; from the coding sequence ATGTTGGCCTACATTTACAAGATCCATTTGAGTGGCAGCAGGACAGTTTTATGGAGATCCCTCCTTCAATACTCTACTACTTCACCAACTGCGGCACCCCAACATAAGTGTTTGTTGGAAGATTATCTGATAAACTCGCTTGGGTTCTCAAAACCAGAGGCCATCTTTGTTTCAAACAAGGCACCTCGCTTAAAGCCCATCTATCCAAGTTTAGCGGTCAATTTTTTTGAGAATTTGGGATTCAGCAAAACCCACATCAAAATCATTGTTTCTTCCTGTCCTAAAGTACTATGGTCTAATGTGGATAAAACCCTGAAaccaaaaatcagatttctccaAGACCTGGGAATTTCTGGGCCTGCCCTTGTCAAGTTACTATTGGGTTATAAGCCACTGATTTATAGAGGTTTGGATAGTCACATCAAACCCCGAATTGAGTATTTAAGACAAGTGTTGAATACTGATGAGAGAGTAGTTGTAGCTTTGAAGAAATATGCATTGCTACTCGGTAACATTGAATACGAAAAAGTGGACAACAATGTTCTGTTGTTGCAGAAATATGGCTTTTCAAAGGAGAAGGTCGCCACTTTCATTGCAAACAGTCCCATGCGGATTTTCATGACGAGTCCTGAATGGTTTGAGAAACGGTTGCAATTAGTGGAAAACTATTTGGGGATTCCTCGCGAGTCCGCCATGTTCCCCTATGGGCTTAAAATACTCTGTGGCTTGCGGAAGTCGACAATTGACAAGAAATTTGACATTTTGAGGAGTTATGGCTGGTCTAATGAGGACATACTTCGGATGGTTAGGTGTTTACCTCTATTTTTAGGCCTGTCTGAGACTAGAATGAGAAAATCTTTGGATTATTTCATGAATGAACTTGGATATACTCCTGATTACTTGGCTTTGCGCCCTTTCTTATTTACTTTGAGTCTGGAAAAACGAATTAAGCCAAGGAATGAAGTTTTGAAGATTCTGAGTGAAAAGAATTTGAACACGAGGAAGAGGGACCTTGGTAAAGCTATGTGCTTGACAGAATCGAAGTTTGTGCAGGATTATCTTTTGCCTTACAAGGATGAATTGCCTGATGTGTTTGAGTCCTACATCAAGAAGTTGGAGCAGAAGTATCGGCCACTATGA
- the LOC113714549 gene encoding transcription termination factor MTERF8, chloroplastic-like, producing MMTYVSKIQFSGSRTVSFRCLLHYSTTSNTAQLEKNSFLEEYLLNSLGFSKQEAVSALKKVNRTKPIKKDPNLVVNYFENLGLNKYHIKSIVSSYPKVLLCEVDKSLKPKIRFLQDLGVSGPALIKVILACKQLIWGRGLDGHFKPRINYLRELLGTDEKVVLALKKYALLLGPIECEKVDKNVLLLQNYGFSKEKIAAFIANNPRHIFLTTPERIEEKLRLVENFLGIPRESTMFYYGVQILCGRQKSTIDNKFDILRSYGWSNVHIFKMVRRLPLTLTMSGNRMRKSLDYFMNELGYTPAYLASRPFLFTLSLEKRVKPRNEVLKILNEKNKSTRKGDLCQVVCLRELKFVQDYLLPYKDEFPNMFESYVRNVGAQQIGTL from the coding sequence ATGATGACTTACGTGTCCAAGATTCAGTTCAGTGGCAGCAGAACCGTTTCCTTCAGATGCCTTCTTCACTACTCTACCACTTCAAACACGGCGCAGCTggagaaaaacagttttttggAAGAATATCTGTTAAACTCTCTTGGGTTCTCGAAACAAGAGGCTGTTTCTGCTTTGAAGAAGGTTAATCGCACAAAGCCCATCAAAAAAGACCCAAATTTAGTCGTCAATTATTTTGAGAATTTGGGTCTGAACAAATACCACATCAAAAGCATTGTTTCTTCCTACCCCAAAGTGCTGTTATGTGAGGTGGACAAATCCCTCAAACCAAAAATCAGGTTTCTTCAAGACCTGGGCGTTTCTGGGCCAGCCCTGATCAAGGTAATCTTGGCTTGTAAACAACTCATTTGGGGTAGAGGTTTGGATGGTCACTTTAAACCCCGCATTAACTACTTGAGAGAATTGTTGGGTACTGATGAGAAGGTAGTTCTAGCTTTGAAGAAATATGCTTTGCTGCTTGGTCCTATTGAGTGCGAAAAAGTGGACAAAAATGTCCTGTTGTTGCAGAATTATGGCTTTTCAAAGGAGAAGATTGCCGCTTTCATTGCAAACAATCCTAGACACATTTTCTTGACGACCCCTGAACGGATTGAGGAGAAATTGCGTCTAGTGGAAAATTTTTTGGGGATTCCACGAGAGTCAACCATGTTCTATTATGGGGTTCAGATACTATGTGGCAGGCAGAAATCAACAATCGACAACAAATTTGACATCCTGAGGAGTTATGGCTGGTCTAATGTGCATATCTTTAAAATGGTTAGGCGTTTACCTCTAACTTTAACCATGTCTGGGAATAGAATGAGAAAATCTTTGGATTATTTCATGAATGAACTTGGATATACTCCTGCTTACTTGGCTTCGCGCCCTTTCTTATTTACTTTGAGTTTGGAAAAACGAGTTAAGCCAAGGAATGAAGTTTTGAAGATTCTAAATGAAAAGAATAAGAGCACGAGGAAGGGGGACCTTTGTCAAGTTGTGTGCTTGAGAGAATTGAAGTTTGTGCAGGATTATCTTTTACCTTACAAGGATGAATTTCCCAACATGTTTGAGTCCTATGTCAGAAATGTTGGTGCACAGCAGATTGGAACACTATGA
- the LOC113714548 gene encoding uncharacterized protein isoform X3 has protein sequence MFARVSSKLHVHGRGSPFFFKSLLDYCSTPAALVAAPQTKKITPTTGSFLEECLINSLGFSKQEAISALSKLIRLNAIKKDPNLVINFLFNLGLTKTDIKKVISKSPQLLLSSVEKTLKPKISYLQTLGLSGYELVKLVVRYHRIFFRGLDNHLVPRIECLRKLLGDDEKVVLALRKIVFVPSNNAVERMEQNVAVLQNNGFSNDFIAKFVLKSPTLFIAKSEKLQEVLHRLEHDWGIPRDTNMFAQGIDVLCSGSKSKIDMKFEILRSYGWSNSEIIRMVRSLPRVLDTSHSKMRKILDYFMKEVGFSADYLASRRSVFTFSLEGRVKPRHEVLKILNDKKLSKAGLVNILSLSELQFQNSIFVRLPPAT, from the exons ATGTTTGCTCGCGTATCCAGCAAGCTTCACGTCCATGGCCGCGGCAGTCCTTTCTTCTTCAAATCCCTCCTAGATTACTGCTCCACCCCAGCCGCACTAGTCGCCGCCCCTCAAACAAAGAAAATTACGCCTACCACTGGTAGCTTCTTGGAAGAATGCTTGATAAACTCACTTGGGTTCTCAAAACAAGAAGCCATCTCCGCTTTAAGTAAGTTAATCCGCTTGAATGCCATCAAGAAAGATCCCAATTTAGTCATCAATTTCTTGTTTAATTTGGGTTTAACAAAAACCGACATCAAAAAAGTTATTTCCAAGAGCCCCCAGTTACTACTCTCCAGCGTCGAGAAAACCCTTAAACCAAAAATCAGCTATCTCCAAACACTCGGCCTGTCAGGGTACGAGCTCGTCAAATTGGTAGTGAGGTATCACCGAATTTTCTTCAGAGGGTTAGATAATCATCTTGTTCCCCGGATTGAGTGCCTGAGAAAATTGTTGGGAGATGATGAGAAAGTAGTTTTAGCTTTGAGGAAGATTGTTTTCGTGCCTAGTAATAATGCGGTAGAGAGAATGGAACAAAATGTTGCAGTGTTGCAGAATAATGGATTTTCTAATGATTTCATTGCCAAATTTGTTCTCAAAAGTCCCACCCTTTTCATTGCAAAGAGTGAAAAATTGCAGGAGGTGTTGCACCGGCTTGAACATGATTGGGGGATTCCTCGCGATACTAACATGTTTGCTCAGGGAATTGATGTGCTATGTTCTGGTagtaaatcaaaaattgataTGAAGTTTGAGATTTTAAGGAGTTATGGTTGGTCCAATTCAGAGATAATCAGAATGGTTAGGAGTTTACCTCGTGTTCTGGATACGTCCCATTCTAAGATGAGAAAAATCCTAGATTATTTCATGAAGGAGGTTGGATTTAGTGCTGATTACTTGGCTTCCCGACGTTCGGTTTTCACCTTTAGTTTGGAAGGCAGGGTGAAGCCCAGGCATGaagttttgaaaattctgaATGACAAGAAGTTGAGCAAAGCCGGTCTTGTTAACATTTTGTCTTTGTCAGAATTGCAGTTTCAGAACAG CATATTTGTCAGATTACCACCTGCTACTTAA
- the LOC113714548 gene encoding uncharacterized protein isoform X2, producing the protein MFARVSSKLHVHGRGSPFFFKSLLDYCSTPAALVAAPQTKKITPTTGSFLEECLINSLGFSKQEAISALSKLIRLNAIKKDPNLVINFLFNLGLTKTDIKKVISKSPQLLLSSVEKTLKPKISYLQTLGLSGYELVKLVVRYHRIFFRGLDNHLVPRIECLRKLLGDDEKVVLALRKIVFVPSNNAVERMEQNVAVLQNNGFSNDFIAKFVLKSPTLFIAKSEKLQEVLHRLEHDWGIPRDTNMFAQGIDVLCSGSKSKIDMKFEILRSYGWSNSEIIRMVRSLPRVLDTSHSKMRKILDYFMKEVGFSADYLASRRSVFTFSLEGRVKPRHEVLKILNDKKLSKAGLVNILSLSELQFQNRCLLPYKDILPDMYESYLKKVTYCLTSDIAT; encoded by the exons ATGTTTGCTCGCGTATCCAGCAAGCTTCACGTCCATGGCCGCGGCAGTCCTTTCTTCTTCAAATCCCTCCTAGATTACTGCTCCACCCCAGCCGCACTAGTCGCCGCCCCTCAAACAAAGAAAATTACGCCTACCACTGGTAGCTTCTTGGAAGAATGCTTGATAAACTCACTTGGGTTCTCAAAACAAGAAGCCATCTCCGCTTTAAGTAAGTTAATCCGCTTGAATGCCATCAAGAAAGATCCCAATTTAGTCATCAATTTCTTGTTTAATTTGGGTTTAACAAAAACCGACATCAAAAAAGTTATTTCCAAGAGCCCCCAGTTACTACTCTCCAGCGTCGAGAAAACCCTTAAACCAAAAATCAGCTATCTCCAAACACTCGGCCTGTCAGGGTACGAGCTCGTCAAATTGGTAGTGAGGTATCACCGAATTTTCTTCAGAGGGTTAGATAATCATCTTGTTCCCCGGATTGAGTGCCTGAGAAAATTGTTGGGAGATGATGAGAAAGTAGTTTTAGCTTTGAGGAAGATTGTTTTCGTGCCTAGTAATAATGCGGTAGAGAGAATGGAACAAAATGTTGCAGTGTTGCAGAATAATGGATTTTCTAATGATTTCATTGCCAAATTTGTTCTCAAAAGTCCCACCCTTTTCATTGCAAAGAGTGAAAAATTGCAGGAGGTGTTGCACCGGCTTGAACATGATTGGGGGATTCCTCGCGATACTAACATGTTTGCTCAGGGAATTGATGTGCTATGTTCTGGTagtaaatcaaaaattgataTGAAGTTTGAGATTTTAAGGAGTTATGGTTGGTCCAATTCAGAGATAATCAGAATGGTTAGGAGTTTACCTCGTGTTCTGGATACGTCCCATTCTAAGATGAGAAAAATCCTAGATTATTTCATGAAGGAGGTTGGATTTAGTGCTGATTACTTGGCTTCCCGACGTTCGGTTTTCACCTTTAGTTTGGAAGGCAGGGTGAAGCCCAGGCATGaagttttgaaaattctgaATGACAAGAAGTTGAGCAAAGCCGGTCTTGTTAACATTTTGTCTTTGTCAGAATTGCAGTTTCAGAACAGGTGTCTTCTCCCTTACAAGGATATTTTACCTGACATGTATGAGtcatatttgaagaag GTAACATATTGTCTTACATCAGACATTGCCACATAG
- the LOC113714548 gene encoding uncharacterized protein isoform X1, whose translation MFARVSSKLHVHGRGSPFFFKSLLDYCSTPAALVAAPQTKKITPTTGSFLEECLINSLGFSKQEAISALSKLIRLNAIKKDPNLVINFLFNLGLTKTDIKKVISKSPQLLLSSVEKTLKPKISYLQTLGLSGYELVKLVVRYHRIFFRGLDNHLVPRIECLRKLLGDDEKVVLALRKIVFVPSNNAVERMEQNVAVLQNNGFSNDFIAKFVLKSPTLFIAKSEKLQEVLHRLEHDWGIPRDTNMFAQGIDVLCSGSKSKIDMKFEILRSYGWSNSEIIRMVRSLPRVLDTSHSKMRKILDYFMKEVGFSADYLASRRSVFTFSLEGRVKPRHEVLKILNDKKLSKAGLVNILSLSELQFQNRCLLPYKDILPDMYESYLKKHICQITTCYLKWIW comes from the exons ATGTTTGCTCGCGTATCCAGCAAGCTTCACGTCCATGGCCGCGGCAGTCCTTTCTTCTTCAAATCCCTCCTAGATTACTGCTCCACCCCAGCCGCACTAGTCGCCGCCCCTCAAACAAAGAAAATTACGCCTACCACTGGTAGCTTCTTGGAAGAATGCTTGATAAACTCACTTGGGTTCTCAAAACAAGAAGCCATCTCCGCTTTAAGTAAGTTAATCCGCTTGAATGCCATCAAGAAAGATCCCAATTTAGTCATCAATTTCTTGTTTAATTTGGGTTTAACAAAAACCGACATCAAAAAAGTTATTTCCAAGAGCCCCCAGTTACTACTCTCCAGCGTCGAGAAAACCCTTAAACCAAAAATCAGCTATCTCCAAACACTCGGCCTGTCAGGGTACGAGCTCGTCAAATTGGTAGTGAGGTATCACCGAATTTTCTTCAGAGGGTTAGATAATCATCTTGTTCCCCGGATTGAGTGCCTGAGAAAATTGTTGGGAGATGATGAGAAAGTAGTTTTAGCTTTGAGGAAGATTGTTTTCGTGCCTAGTAATAATGCGGTAGAGAGAATGGAACAAAATGTTGCAGTGTTGCAGAATAATGGATTTTCTAATGATTTCATTGCCAAATTTGTTCTCAAAAGTCCCACCCTTTTCATTGCAAAGAGTGAAAAATTGCAGGAGGTGTTGCACCGGCTTGAACATGATTGGGGGATTCCTCGCGATACTAACATGTTTGCTCAGGGAATTGATGTGCTATGTTCTGGTagtaaatcaaaaattgataTGAAGTTTGAGATTTTAAGGAGTTATGGTTGGTCCAATTCAGAGATAATCAGAATGGTTAGGAGTTTACCTCGTGTTCTGGATACGTCCCATTCTAAGATGAGAAAAATCCTAGATTATTTCATGAAGGAGGTTGGATTTAGTGCTGATTACTTGGCTTCCCGACGTTCGGTTTTCACCTTTAGTTTGGAAGGCAGGGTGAAGCCCAGGCATGaagttttgaaaattctgaATGACAAGAAGTTGAGCAAAGCCGGTCTTGTTAACATTTTGTCTTTGTCAGAATTGCAGTTTCAGAACAGGTGTCTTCTCCCTTACAAGGATATTTTACCTGACATGTATGAGtcatatttgaagaag CATATTTGTCAGATTACCACCTGCTACTTAAAATGGATTTGGTGA